The Ipomoea triloba cultivar NCNSP0323 chromosome 13, ASM357664v1 genomic interval cgcctaGGTTTCGAGTCGATTAAtcaccgcctaggcgctaggcgctggtcgaccgcctagcgtatcaccttaaatggtggtctaggcggctagccggctaggcgaccgcctaggctgcctagacctcctaggcgccgactagatTTCCTAGGCACCgaccgattaactattgttctttttttaattggttatttcacacaaaacaacatcgttttgagtgaaataactctaaattgtacaaactctagatattttttagactaatatttaatattaaattattatatactttgtaattattactctttaaaaaattaagaatacttaaacaaatttaaaaaaaaaaaaaaaatacacggacgcctagccaccgattaatccccgcctaggcatcctaggtgctaggcgctaggcgctcgaTTTTTTCGACCATGGCCGGATATGGGTGACTCCATACAATCGATCTATATATTGCTGATatacattttctcttatttatttaatgGTAGATATGGGTGACTCCATACAATCGATCTGAACAATGGGCAGGAGGGCTTTTTACGTATCAAAGCCACGGAGATGACACACTTGCAGTTTGGTCAAATAGGTAATAATATAtggagtataatataatataataaagatgAAATATTTTGTACTTCGACAAAATTTAATTGTGAGTACcatttttagatatattttgaatttcttactatatattttcttgtttaatttaaGTTTGGTTGATATTTAATAGGAATCGTGGGATTGAGAAGCAAGACATCGTATTATGGTACACTTTAGGATTTCATCACCTACCATGTCAAGAGGATTTTCCGGTAATGCCCACAGTTACATCTACCTTTCAACTAAAGCCAGTCAATTTCTTTGAAAGAAATCCAATTATTCaagcaaaccctaattttgctGAGGATTTGCCCATGTGTAGGCCAGGCAGACACTAGTTCACACTCATTTCTATCCTATTTTGTATCTTTCAATATATGCAATTTTAGTGTTGTAATCATATttcaagaaaattgaaaaagattGAGTTTCTTGACAATATTAATCTCTTCGGTCTTTACCTAATGATTATGATAAATTATTTCATGCACTAGAGTTCATCTTGCATTGTGTACTCTAGTCCAAAATAACAATCATATTCTTTATCTGCAGTTAACAAGTTATATGTATGTAAATTAATTGAACGCACGTAATATTTTAACTGCAAGCACATATATAATaagcaattaacatattatatgtgaaTTATGCGAATGTAGTTCATGTTGTAAAAGGTTATGCCCGATGGTCTTTAGCTCCTATCCGGTGAGTTACAGTATTTGGATTAACAATATAATGGTAAAGCAAATAATAGACAAGATCAGAGATGGAGAGGGAAGGATTCCATTTCATCAACATCAACCAATACAAAGTgttacatcatatatataatttacaagtGTAACTGCTATACTTAATGGTAACAATGCGACCGTTACAACAGTTATAATTTACAAGTGTAACTGCTATACTTAATTCTAGTTGTTGTGGATTCTTATTTTTCTATATCAACGAATTTCGCGCACTTCTGGCGAAAAGGAGTATCGATATATATATGGTCCAATTTGGGAAATATGTATGggacctagtcactcttttTATGAAATAGATTTATTTGGTAGATACATTTGATATCTTTCTGAACTTCCAGTTTAGTCTAATTAGTGCGTAGCTTTTTGAAGATCATTTCATTCCATGAAGTTTCGCGGCATTCCATTTAAATTTGAtcatatctccccctaatgccgtgaaccGATCTTCATGCAATCAGTGTATCCATTGTGTCTTTCAGAGTGGCAATATTGCAAACAACATATGGAGGTTTAAAGGTATACTATATATGGTGGTTATGTAACAGATTGGACTGCATTAATAGAATCACAGATTTGGGAAATGTTTGTTTCAAAACTACATATTAGATGTAAGGGGGGAATAAAGATATGCAGTGAGTGTgccaaattttttttagaactaACGTAGCAGCATGAAGACTGCATTTTCCCAATAAGTATCCAGCACATTAgagttttgaaaaataatgtaAACTTATTTAAGGAGCTAAACCATTCTGGTGTGTACATAAGGTACATGATGTTCCACTTTAATGCACAATCTCATACAAAATGGGAAATTGGGCGTTTTCAAGTATTAATCATCCATTCGCACATGTTTAAATTACTGACTCATATTCGGTTCTTATAGTTTGTGAAATATGAATAACACATGTGATCAAGGTAGGGTATTTCTAGTTAAGCGCAAACCCATCGTAAGTTTAGTGCATGGAACTTCAGGTCAGATTGTTTTCTGCCATTAACAAAATGGGTTATGATAAGGTGTTTGAAGTTatgaattctttatatataaaagagcAACTCTACCGGAACCCACCAAGGAAACCTTATCAATAATGGCAGGAAGAAGTTAGTGGTTTGCATAAAGATCATCCAAAAAGAGAACATCACTAAAAGGATGCTGAATGATCAAAAAGTAGGTTATCAATATTACCAACAAGAACATTTTCTTCAGGCAAGGCTACATGGTTAGATTCAATATTGTGCTTTAGGGTGTGACACGCACATGAGCAGTGCCTTTTACACCCATACATGAAGCATAACTTGATGTTGGGCCAAAGTTATGACTTTATCGTTATTTTTTGTCGAGTTgaatcattttttctttttattcagGTTCCAAGACTGATTGTTAGTACTACCTCGGCCATACCTCTTTCCAGTCTTCTTTCGCAACCCCTCTTGGTGTTGCACTAGTAAGTGACATTTGTGTGCTTCGAGCACCGGTGCAGAGCCAGTTGGGCATGCATTATATATTTGCATCAACATGTGGTTGTGCGTCTACACTTACAGGAAGGAGGGTGGTgtggaaaagaagaaaaggtCTTGACAGTCAAATTGTGATTTTAGAAAGGACCATTAATATTTGCTAGCTAAAATTTATCCTTGTCACAATGAAAAATTAAGGTTTAGCAACAAGTGCAACCTAACAAAACCATGTCATCGTTTTGTGATATGCAAAACCCAAAAATAAGATACCAATTCTTGTCAATATATTCTAGAAGCTCACTTCATGGCCTatagaaaataattattatcaacGAGAATATCATGGTGGTTTACATGGccacaaattaaagtaaatttgAGCAAATAGATGTTTTCAAATTTGAACAAGAGGATGTGCATTAAGCAATTGTGAGCTAAAAACGTGGGTGCACCTCTTCATAATTCgcataatcaaatataaattatgCTACATGATAGAATATGCATACAAATTCATATGAAACAAATAAATTGCACAATAATAGCAATTTAAGTTATGAGCATACTatagttaaatttaaataataggcCCAAAATAATTTGTACATGCATATGTTTAACTTCGATCGGTTATTTCTCCTTGGTTAACCATTCGTGAAGTAACCATTTGGGTTACCACCATTTGGTCTATACCGATTCGTATATTGTGCACTCCTCGGGTTATCATGTAGAAATTCCTTCTCGAGGGTTTCACAAATTGTTGTACATCCTTTCCTTTCGATTGGCTTGTTGTTTGTGGTGCCTTTCCCTTTTCAACAACTGTCACTCAGTGTGGCCGGGTTGTCTTGAGATTGATTATTCCTCATGAATCTTTTGAACATCCTAAAGCAAATTGTTCATCAGATAAAAATTCAGCAGGGTTAGAATTTGACCTTGacgatgtggatggttgctaacttgcaaccagtgccacattcatTGTCTCGGGTTCTGCTTCATGTATGGATTCACACTCAAACTCATATGCCTTCAAGTTACTGAAGATTTGCGTGGTATGAGTGACCTTGAGATCTCGATGATCTCTCATAGATATGACCTTCATTCCCCATGACTTGGGAAGGCCTCGGAGAATCTTCAGATTGATCTCCTTCTGTGTCGACTCTTTGCCTAGATCAACCATCTCACTAAGCAGCTTCATGAATCTGGTTTCCATTTCTACGATGGACTCAGTTGCTCTTATCTTGAATtcctcaaacttcttcatgaCAATAGTtagcttgttttctttttcttgctcATCACCTTCACCTATGAGCATGAGAGTCTCCAAATCTCATTTGTAGTCTTGCACATTCTCACTCTTGGAAACAATGTGTTGTTAAGAGTCATGTAGAGAATGTCTCttgcaatattgtccaggttgctATGAGTACTGAAGAAAATCTGAAATTCTTTCTTACAAAATATGGTGTGATTACAGCAGTATATATTCAACTAACAACCTACTCTAATATAGAAAATAACTAATTAGCTTAATTCATCCCTTAAACAATGGTAACTGAAAAATCAAGATGATGATTTTTAGGAGATTGAAAATCACCCTCAATCTCTCCATTAttcctaaaatattttcctaaaataaatTCCTTAACTTTGACTCCCTActttcaacactccccctcaagctggggAATATATATCATGTAATCCCAGCTTGCAAATTAAGTCTTCAAAGTTAGGTCTTGGTAGAGCCTTCGTGAGAATGTCTGCAGTTTGTTGCTTGGTAGGAATGTAGTTCAATTTAATAGTTTCACTAGTCACCTTCTCTGTGATGAAGTGTCGATCAATTTCAACGTGCTTAGTCCTATCATGATGAACTGGATTCTTTGCTATGCTAATAGCTGCCTGATTGTCACACGTCATTAGAATAGGAGATGAACTCACTTGTCCCAATTCACCTAGAACCCTTTTTATCCAAATTCCTTCACAAATTCCTTGTGCTAGTTCTCTGTACTCAGCTTCTGCACTGCTTCTGGCTACCACTGATTGCTTCTTACTCCTCCATGTAACAAGATTACCCCAAACAAAAGAACAATATCCAGAAGTTGACCGTCTATCACTGATGTCTCCTGCCCAATCAGCATCTGAGTACATCTCAATGTCACGATTTTCAGTCTTTCTGAAAAATAAGCCTTTCCCTGGTGTCATCTTCAAGTATCTAAGAATTCTATAGACTGCCTCCATGTGTCTCTCTGTAGGACTGTGCATGAATTGACTCACAACACTCACTGCAAAACCAATATCTGGTCGAGTGTGTGAAAGATAAATCAAGCGTCCAACAAGTCGTTGATACCTCCCCCTATCTACAAGTGCACTTTCGCTCTCAATTCCAAGTTTATTTTGACTGTCCATAGGAGTATCAACTGGCTTACACCCAAGCATGCCAGTTTCCTTGAGAAGATCTaaaatgtatttcctttgaGAAACAATAATGCCTTGCCTTGATCTAGCCACTTCCATCCCAAGGAAATATTTTAGATTTCCAAGATCTTTAACCTCAAATTCTTTTGACAGACACTTCTTCAAACTCTGTAATTCTTCCACATCATTCCCAGACagaataatatcatcaacatagacTATCAGTATTGCAATTTTTCCTGTATGAGATTTCTTAACAAACAGAGTATGATCAGACTGACCTTGTTTATAGCCAAGCTTCAAAATCACCTTCGTGAATCTATCAAACCAGGCTCGGGGTGATTGTTTAAGGCCATACAAGGACTTCTTGAGTTTGCAAACTTGATTCTTTGCCATACCTTCTTTGAAACCAGGTGGGATTTCCATGTAGACTTCCTCTTCAAGGTCACCATTTAGAAAAGCATTTTTTATGTCCAACTGTTGCAAGTACCAATCTTGGTTGACAGCTAATGAGAGAAGAATTCTTATAGTGTTAAGCTTTGCAACAGGAGCAAAAGTTTCTTGGTAATCTATCCCATAGGATTGTGTAAATCCTCTAGCCACCAACCGAGCCTTGAATCTCTCAATTGATCCATTTGCTTTATACTTTATGGTGAAAATCCACTTGCACCCCACGGGCCTTTTCCCAACTGGCAAATCAGTAATAGTCCATGTTCCATTCTTCTCAAGTGCATCAATCTCATCTTGTACTGCTTTCTTCCATTCTGGATTCTCTAATGCCTCTTGAATTGTGTTGGGAATCTGAATATCATCAAGAGAAGTAACAAATGCTTTGTAAGATGGTGACAATCCTACATAAGTAACATAATTCCCAATTGGATGACTTGTACATCTCCTAACACCCTTCCTCAATGCAATTGGCATGTTAGAGTCATCTATAATAGGACTGGGTAATTTTCCACCCTTATCCAAACCCATGTTTTCCTCAAGAGGACTTGAAGTCGAGTCAATGCCTTGGCCACATGTTGGCTGTGATCCGTGCTCTAACTCCtgtcttttcttcttcctagtgtaaacttgaaaattttcattagcAAGTTGTGGAGCCACAGAAGAAATGGGTACGGGAGACTGAATAGGTACCGGAGAAGAGACAGCAAGTGTGGGTGACTCTTGTGCAGAATCAATAACCACCATAGGTTGAGAAGACATGGGTTGAGAAGAATTTAGTGACTCTGAATGGGCAAAGGGTACAGACTCTGGAAAGGATTCCCAAATTTGATGTTTATTAATGCTCTCCCCCTGAACATGAGATTTGGGATAGAATGAGATATGTTCAAAGAAAGAGACATCCATAGTGGTGTAGAACTTTTTGGTGGTTGGAGAATAACACTTGTATCCTTTTTGTGTTGGGGAATATCCTAGAAAAATACACTTATTGGCTCTAGGATCAAATTTGTTACGGTGTTGGGGATACACATGAACAAATGCGGTGCAACCAAATACCTTGAGTGGTAAATCAGATGAGACTGCCTGTATGTGAGGAAAACACTGCAAAAGAAGTTGACGTgggtttttaaaattaaggacTCTAGATGGCATACGATTAATGAGATAAGTGGCTGTGAGAATGGCTTCCCCCCAAAAACAATTAGGAACATGAGAAGAAAACATAAGGCACCGGGCAACTTCCAAGAGATGTCTATTCTTTCGTCAGCCACCCCATTTTGTTGGGGGGTGTTGACGCAAGAGCTTATATGGATAATCCGATGACTTTGTAGATAGGTATTAAGACTACTAGTGAAGTACTCTCTAGCATTGTCTGACTTGAGTATCTGAATCTTAGAGTTATATAGGTTTTGGACCATAAGATTAAAGGTTTGAAAAATTTTCCCAACCTCTGACTTGTCTCTCATAAGAAAAACCCAAGTTACCCGTGTATGATCATCAACAAATGTCACAAACCATCGAGTGCCAGAAACATTTTTTATCCGCGAGGGACCCCACACATCACTATGAATCAATGAAAAAGCAGTGGAAGGTTTGTATGGAATTTGAGGATAAACATTTCGAGTATGCTTAGCAATCTGACAGATTTCACAATGAAAAGATGCTGGAGTTTTATTGATGAATAGTTTTGGAAACAATTTAGAGAGGTACACAAAGCTAGGATGACCAAGACGATAGTGTAACAATATGATTTCACTATCTTTATTGATATTGGAATTGGACATAAGAAAGGATTCTAACATACTTTGAGATTGGGCACAACTTGCTTGAGAAACTTCAATTGAAGATCGACAACTTGAGAAGAGATAGAGCCCGGAGCACAGTTCAGCACTGCCAATCATCTTTCCCGATTTCAAGTCATGAAAAACACACAAGTTTGGATAAAATTTAGTAACACATTGAAGATCACGAGCCAATTTGCTAATGGACAAAAGATTACAATCTAAGTCTGGAACATGTAGGACAGAGTCAAGATGCAACTCTTTAGTAAGTTGAACAGAACCTGTCCCGACAATTTTTGAACCTGAACTATCAGCAATACGGACAAATGATTGACCACTGCTTGGCTTGTAATTTTGGAGAAGAGAAGCATCTCCTGTCATGTGATCAGAAGCACCTGTGTCAACTATCCACGGCCTCATTCCTCCTTTGTTAACCATGAAGGCTGTATGTGGATCTGTTTGAGCAACCATACCAGTCCCAGTAACGCTACCATTGCCAACTTGACTAAATAGTTTTTGCAGCAAATTCATCTGTTCTTTGTTAAATGGGCTAAGCTCAGGAACATGAGCATTATCAACGTTGGAAACCACATGTGCTTTGTTGTCTCTATCAAACCGTGGCTTTGGTTTCCAGTCAGCAGGTTTACCATGGAGCTTCCAACAAGTCTCTTTGTAATGGCCCAATTTCTTACAATACTCACACCAAGGTCTTTCTTGTTTCTGACGACCACCACCATTATTGTTTGATGAACAGACAGCAAGAGCAGAGGAATCCAATGTTGAGGCAGGTTGTTCCTTAGATCCCATCATCACTTTCTTTCTACTTTCTTCACGCCTAACCTTTGAAAAAGCTTCCCTGAGACTAGGGAGTGGTTTAGTCCCCATGATTCGACCCCGAACATCGTCTAACTCCCCGTTAAGCCCTAAGAGAAACTTGAACAGTTTCTTTTGTTCCATAATCTGCCTATATTTTGCTGCATCTTCTGGACATTTCCATGAGTGAGTCTCAAATAAATCAAGTTGTTGCCAATACCGTGTGAGAGTATTGTAATAGAGTAACAGATTGCTCTCCTTGGCGGAAATCATGGAGTGTTGATTCAACTCGAAACAGCTCTGAAGTATTTTCAGAACTAGAGTAAGTTTCTTTGGCTGCATCCCATATTTCTTGTGCAGTCTCAAATAGCAAAAAATTTTCACCTATGTCATTGTTCATGGAATTGATAAGCCATGACATGATCATACTATTTTCAATCTTCCACTTCCTGAAACCTGGTTCTGTAGTCTCTGGTTTGGCTGCTGTTCCTCTGAGATAGTCATCCTTTCCTTTACCACAAATGAACAGCAACACAGATTGTGACCACTGCAAATAGTTTTGGCCATTCAATTTGTGTCCTGTGATGAGAATGGGAGAGGAATCACTGCCACTGAGGTTTGGAGTTTCTGAACTGCCTCCTGCTTCCGTTGTAGTGATGTTGGAAGTTTGTGATGAGGCTATTCCGTATTTTGTCATGGCTTGAGAATTGAGAAAAGAAAGCCAAGAAAAATTGGCCTGAATATACTAAGGTTCAGAAAcctagctctgataccatgaagAAAATCTGAAATTCTTTCTTACAAAATATGGTGTGATTACAGCAGTATATATACAACTAACAACCTACTCTAATATAGAAAATAACTAATTAGCTTAATTCATCCCTTAAACAATGGTAACTGAAAAATCAAGATGATGATTTTTAGGAGATTGAAAATCATCCTCAATCTCTCCATTAttcctaaaatattttcctaaaataaatTTCCTAACTTTGACTCCCTACTTTCAACAAGTACGTTCCTGTGCAACGTAGGAGTGTTTGGGCTTGGGGACAAGTTCTGACGCAATTGGTCCTTGTGCAGGTCGATTAGGATTTTCCAACATGATTACGATGGGTCCGTCAGCAATGACGTCCCATTTCTCGTCTTGAATAACAGTTAAATGTGCTTGCATTCGAACCTTCTAATCATCAAATTTTGACAAGTTAAACATAAGATGTTTAGAGGGATGATGATGATCCAATTTGAAAATGATCGTGCAAAGTAAAATgagatttttgaattttgaaaatgagaTCTCCAGGCAGTACACACAGAGTGTTTACTAGTCAAGgaaactgctctgataccacttgttggtcccgaatgAATAGAGGAGTGAGTCTAGAGGGCacgggggttgaatagactcactggCATTTTGAAAAATTCTTCACAAACCAATACTCTTTCTCAAGAGATATGAGTAAGGATTCAGTCAAAGGTTTGCAGCGGAATATGTAAGAACTTGGTTGCTTTTAAATTGACTTTGCACGCTTTGTTTGTTTACAAAAAATGTTATGGCTTGGTCGATATGATAAGATGCAAGTAGTAAGTAATGCAAGtaagtaaagagagagagagagagagatagaatttttatagtggttcggctgttaaggAAATCTAGttcactcttcttcacaactcgtgatgGATTGCACTAATCCTTTCGTACAATGTCACCACCAAGTCTGCCTCCTTGATCAGAAAGCCGGATCGCAAACTTGCACCAACAGGTTTTCCAACTCCTTGAATTTACTCTGCCTTTTTCTACTTCTCCAAGTCGAGAGTGTTGTTTGAAGAAATGGTTTCTTCTTTTCTCAAACTGAAATCTTGGTGTAGATGAATCTGAATATCAATCGTTGAAACAACTCAAGATTTCATTGAGTTTTAGATGTGAACTTTGAAGCTTATTCTCTCTTCTCAATCACTGGTCAGTTTGTTACTTGTAAACTTAAACTTTTTGAAATCTCGTATGTTCTTAAAATGACAAGCACCTTCTTCTGAATAGGAAAGGGATATTTATAGGTGAGGAATTCTGTCCCGTTGGAGGGAAGACAAAATTTCAAAGTAATAACGTACCGCTGGGTATTGAGTCCATGGGTGTCAATACTTTTTAGCCATTTTATTCTTAAAGCATGCAAACCTTTTGTCCTATAGTTCTGCACAAAAGGACATGGCATTTCGTGAAAGTTGAATTTGGGATCTGTTACTAGGACTCGGTTTGTCCATGAAAAATTATCCCACACTCAAAGGCTTCGGATAGAGAATCACTTAGAATGTTTCTGGCTTGTCTAATCGAATCGTGTAATGACTCATGCCTTTGGTGCTCAACAAcaaatgattgactttatctTTCGTCCCAAAACTCCTCGAATGATCGTTCTTTATCATTCGGCTTTGATGAACTTCAAGATGTAGACCCTTTCACGGCTCGATCTTTTTTGCAACCTCTTGGCCTTTGTCTTCTGTTCTTCAGGTTTTCAAGTCTTCGTCCTTCTATAACTCGTTCTTGATGTCGAATCATTGAAGACTAACAACTCGGGTTAACTAAAGTTACCACGAGGTGATGCTTCTTAGTACTTGTTGTCTTCTCTTCTGGTTATCGATTCTAGTAACGAACTGTTCAACTTAAGAACTCGACTTGACAAACGAATTGGGAGTCTAAACTCCTATGTtgggtatcatcaaaatctaagtaGAAGGTGTTCCTAACACATTGCTCTATCTTTTCATTGTCCTTTTACTTTTATATTCTTTACCCtttaattacttgcacttgATTAATTTCTACCATTAGAATAAATAGTAATTCCATCAGGTATTGATCGAATCAAAGAAAAAAGTACCGGCAAAACAACGTGCGAATTAAAATCGGAGTAGACCCCACCGACGTAAAACAAAGTTTCACAGCAGTTGTGTGAAGTATTCGGTACTGAGCTGTCTGGTTAGGGACTTAGGGATATGTCGTGTTCCAGGGATACAGACATACAGTacaagaaatgaaaatattatagaaaataatatcTCTGTGCCTTAGCTCTCCCACTGTCAAAGCTCTTCAACCATGTTTCAAGATTTGATTAGAGCACTCCATGATTCTTTGTAGGCTGCAACTTTCAGTTATGCCCTGGCTGAGATCATGAATAAACCACAAGTCATAAACAAATTACAAGAAGAGGTGGATGCATTGGTGGGAAAAGACAACATTGTTGAGGAATCTCACATTCATCAGCTTCCATATCTGTATGCTGTAATGAAAGAAACACTGCGCCTGCATCCAACTCTCCCACTCTTGGTGCCTCACTGCCCCACCCAAACTTGCCTCGTTGGGGGATACACAGTCCCGAAAGGATCTCGTGTTTTTGTGAATGTCTGGGCAATACATAGAGACCCTTCCATCTGGGAAAATCCATTAGATTTTCGTCCCGAGAGATTTTTGGACAACAAATGGGATTTCACTGGGAAAGACTTCAACTACTTCCCTTTTGGTTCTGGGAAAAGAATTTGTGCTGGGATGGCGTCGGCTGAGAGGATGTTCATGTATGCACTTGCCTCAATGATTCACTCTTTTGACTGGAAAATGGCTCAAGGAGATAAGTTAGAGCTTTCAGAGAATTGAAGTTTGGGATTGTGTTGAAGAAAAGAATTGCTCTGGTTGCAATCCCAACTCCAAGATTATCTCATCCAACACTCTATTAGTAAGCTACAAGCAAAACATCACAGGGGATTCTGCAATGGTACTTCATGTTCTATTGCTTCCCTTTGATTATGCAATTGTTTATTTCAAGAAAGCTGTCATAGAAGATTTGTTGGCATTCTAAATTTCTGATCTGGCTTACAATTTTGACGTTGTAATTTCAGTATcagaattaaaattaattggtaTGAAGTAATAAAATCTAagacactaaaaataaaaaattctagtacatgtatttttatttcactttcgagttaattctttttttttcccagatttataagtgacaatcacttttagtctttttttttttattagaacatctacATTTGATCCTAGTAGTATTGTAACATGACCATTTCTGATCCtgtatcaacaaaatagttttaatgtcgttaaatacaaagtcatttcgg includes:
- the LOC116001131 gene encoding LOW QUALITY PROTEIN: flavonoid 3',5'-hydroxylase-like (The sequence of the model RefSeq protein was modified relative to this genomic sequence to represent the inferred CDS: deleted 2 bases in 1 codon) codes for the protein MQAATFSYALAEIMNKPQVINKLQEEVDALVGKDNIVEESHIHQLPYLYAVMKETLRLHPTLPLLVPHCPTQTCLVGGYTVPKGSRVFVNVWAIHRDPSIWENPLDFRPERFLDNKWDFTGKDFNYFPFGSGKRICAGMASAERMFMYALASMIHSFDWKMAQGDKLELSELKFGIVLKKRIALVAIPTPRLSHPTLY